A window of Thermococcus sp. MV5 contains these coding sequences:
- a CDS encoding class I SAM-dependent methyltransferase, translated as MNEQYISSHEYPTYFSKLNGLRSKIAKDLPIKPEMEILDLATGYGFFAVEIAKCESTVRITGIDIAQNDITNAKENIKKHGFDNRIRVVQMDATNMTFPDESFDMVVNFLGLEDIHMTRGKEGVHKTFHEVSRILKPEGYFCFVAMPPEEMESDAQKLENKVFSYICGATWLSAKEYEEMLKETGLKLLTKKAYYTGKKLTPEQAKEEIEFACENVPKIYGIDTPSFDEVWEKFGERIEKHGMGHYSKVVLFIAQKAVEE; from the coding sequence ATGAACGAACAATATATATCCAGCCATGAATATCCCACATATTTTTCAAAACTCAATGGTCTGCGCTCAAAAATTGCAAAAGATTTGCCAATTAAACCAGAAATGGAAATATTAGACCTAGCAACGGGCTATGGATTTTTTGCTGTTGAGATAGCAAAGTGTGAGAGTACTGTTAGGATCACAGGGATTGATATTGCCCAAAATGATATCACAAATGCGAAGGAGAACATCAAGAAACATGGCTTCGATAACCGCATAAGGGTTGTTCAAATGGATGCTACTAATATGACTTTTCCGGATGAAAGCTTTGACATGGTAGTTAATTTTCTGGGATTAGAAGACATCCACATGACAAGAGGAAAAGAAGGCGTTCATAAGACGTTTCATGAGGTCAGCCGCATTCTGAAGCCAGAGGGATACTTTTGCTTTGTTGCAATGCCTCCAGAGGAAATGGAGAGCGATGCCCAAAAGCTGGAAAATAAAGTGTTTTCCTATATCTGTGGTGCTACATGGCTAAGTGCAAAAGAATACGAAGAGATGCTCAAAGAGACAGGGCTCAAGCTCCTCACGAAAAAGGCATATTACACCGGCAAAAAACTCACTCCGGAGCAGGCCAAGGAGGAAATAGAGTTCGCATGCGAGAATGTTCCAAAGATATATGGTATTGATACCCCATCCTTTGATGAGGTTTGGGAGAAATTTGGGGAGAGAATAGAAAAGCATGGAATGGGACACTATTCCAAAGTCGTACTGTTTATCGCACAGAAAGCAGTCGAAGAGTAA
- a CDS encoding antibiotic biosynthesis monooxygenase, giving the protein MRLWHGGVPIKKADEYERFLVERAVPDYSSVDGLLKLCFTRKDEDKVAHFLLVTIWDSMESIKKFAGENPELAKYYPEDDEFLLEKEKYVSMYYVFYEK; this is encoded by the coding sequence ATGAGGTTATGGCACGGGGGAGTTCCTATTAAGAAAGCTGATGAGTATGAGAGATTTTTGGTTGAAAGAGCAGTACCGGATTATAGTTCTGTTGATGGTTTGCTAAAATTATGTTTCACACGAAAAGATGAGGACAAAGTGGCTCATTTCCTTCTTGTAACCATCTGGGATTCTATGGAGTCTATTAAAAAGTTCGCTGGTGAAAATCCAGAACTTGCGAAGTATTATCCAGAAGACGACGAATTCTTACTGGAAAAGGAGAAATACGTTTCCATGTATTATGTGTTTTATGAGAAGTAA
- a CDS encoding radical SAM protein, whose protein sequence is MRTLIAFGPVPSRRLGRSLGVNNIPDKFCSYACVYCQVGKTLRMEVKRKEFYSPEVIFEDVKKKVEEVKTRNEKIDYITFVPDGEPTLDVNLGKEAELLTELEIPLAILTNSSLIWCDDVREELLRFNFVSLKVDAVSEELWRKIDRPHKSLRLGMILEGMLEFRKEFKGELVTETMLIDGINYGNEFEKIAEFLKELKPDIAYISIPTRPPTEKWVKPAKEEIINQAFQTFAKVVDRVEYLIGYEGNAFTFTGNVEEDLLSITSVHPMREEAVKELLRKANVGWGIIEKLLDEGKLIELEYEGKRFYMRRLPSRNSSGK, encoded by the coding sequence ATGAGAACTTTAATTGCCTTTGGTCCTGTTCCTTCTCGCAGACTTGGGAGAAGTCTTGGGGTAAATAACATTCCCGACAAGTTTTGTTCTTATGCTTGTGTTTACTGCCAAGTTGGGAAGACCCTAAGGATGGAGGTTAAAAGAAAGGAGTTTTATAGTCCAGAAGTTATCTTTGAAGACGTTAAGAAAAAAGTTGAAGAAGTGAAGACAAGAAATGAGAAAATTGATTATATTACTTTTGTCCCTGATGGAGAACCAACATTGGATGTAAACCTTGGAAAAGAGGCTGAGCTTTTAACGGAACTTGAAATTCCTCTTGCAATTTTAACGAACTCCTCTTTAATATGGTGTGATGATGTTAGGGAAGAGTTGTTAAGGTTTAACTTTGTCTCTTTAAAAGTTGATGCTGTTAGTGAAGAGCTGTGGAGAAAAATAGACAGACCTCATAAAAGCCTGAGGCTTGGGATGATTTTGGAGGGTATGCTGGAGTTTAGAAAAGAGTTCAAAGGTGAACTTGTAACTGAAACTATGCTGATTGATGGAATAAATTATGGAAATGAGTTTGAGAAGATAGCAGAGTTTTTGAAAGAGCTAAAGCCCGATATAGCGTATATCTCAATTCCCACCAGACCTCCAACGGAAAAATGGGTTAAGCCGGCAAAAGAAGAAATTATCAATCAAGCGTTTCAAACCTTTGCAAAAGTCGTTGATAGAGTTGAATATTTAATTGGCTACGAAGGAAATGCCTTCACTTTTACGGGAAACGTTGAAGAAGACTTGTTAAGTATTACAAGCGTTCATCCAATGAGAGAAGAGGCTGTGAAGGAACTTTTAAGGAAAGCAAATGTTGGTTGGGGGATCATTGAAAAGCTTTTGGATGAGGGAAAGCTTATTGAACTTGAGTATGAAGGAAAAAGGTTCTACATGAGGAGATTACCCAGTAGAAACTCTTCGGGGAAATGA